In the Helianthus annuus cultivar XRQ/B chromosome 11, HanXRQr2.0-SUNRISE, whole genome shotgun sequence genome, one interval contains:
- the LOC110906559 gene encoding uncharacterized protein LOC110906559 — MSISVDSNNLSFVNDLNPGKDMWNMKARIIRKWNQGYKMEIIFIDEKIQACIKSHLIPVFDGQLQEDAVVILSKFGVGENKDLYKVVVQPYKINFYRCTTVTRVRGWQGVEYGFNFRAYEDILQGEALNALSVDVAGSVISCGDLEIFDRPPKETKKMNFEIEDLEIMIKDFISKVSPHEHVMAVIQHGK; from the exons ATGTCAATATCAGTTGACAGTAATAATCTAAGTTTTGTCAACGATTTGAATCCTGGGAAGGATATGTGGAACATGAAGGCGAGAATTATTCGAAAATGGAATCAGGGTTACAAGATGgagatcatcttcattgatgagaAG ATTCAAGCATGTATTAAGAGTCATCTGATACCTGTTTTTGATGGACAACTGCAAGAAGATGCTGTTGTGATTCTGTCGAAATTTGGTGTTGGTGAgaataaagatttatataaaGTAGTAGTGCAGCCttataaaatcaacttttatAGATGCACAACTGTTACTCGTGTGAGAGGTTGGCAAGGTGTTGAGTATGGTTTCAATTTCAGAGCTTATGAAGATATTCTTCAAGGAGAGGCGTTAAACGCTTTGAGTGTTG ATGTTGCCGGATCTGTGATTTCTTGTGGAGATCTTGAAATCTTTGATCGACCTCCAAAGGAGACTAAGAAGATGAATTTCGAGATTGAAGATTTGGA GATCATG ATTAAGGACTTCATTTCTAAAGTCTCACCTCATGAGCATGTGATGGCTGTTATACAGCATGGAAA GTGA